The Tistrella mobilis genome window below encodes:
- a CDS encoding polysaccharide pyruvyl transferase family protein — MKICFVNDSTSQNNWGCRATTYAMYDLIQKTDAEVVSIVKLGALNGVGSDPYNIKTRAISLLKEYSYERPKLRAGLRVAQNALRRRRQGRIADPQTMEDFEVTAREVKAGRLFPVTRQAIEAADLVMVNGEGSIYNFEKKGRMSLFWMYYAKRHAGKKCVIVNHTVQLNDERMRALVQAVYPMLDDVVFREPASFDEAARILPYTEDALSADAAFRWKPLTGQAFLDAYGRKGACTVFPFDSSTFDPSRPYICITGSSALLRAEDQSAVDRSPFVTLCGELGKLCDQVLVVAPDATDEVLLAPVARKLSLPFLPANTPMGMGLDILANARAFISGRWHPSILASTGGTPSVLFSGNTHKIAGLGRLLGLPDASIDAKQLGAATPAILQMTQRFLDEGDDRRRDILARVAGHAKLAEKNIRCLQPSV, encoded by the coding sequence ATGAAGATTTGCTTTGTGAATGACAGCACCAGTCAGAACAACTGGGGATGCAGGGCCACGACCTATGCGATGTACGATTTGATTCAGAAAACAGATGCAGAAGTGGTTAGCATCGTCAAACTGGGCGCTTTGAATGGTGTGGGGTCGGACCCCTATAACATCAAGACCCGGGCTATTTCCCTTCTCAAAGAATATTCTTATGAACGCCCAAAACTTCGCGCTGGCCTCCGCGTTGCACAGAACGCGTTGAGGCGTCGTCGACAGGGGCGTATCGCAGACCCTCAAACCATGGAGGATTTCGAAGTGACGGCCCGGGAAGTGAAGGCGGGGCGCCTTTTCCCGGTCACCCGGCAGGCGATTGAAGCAGCCGACCTGGTGATGGTAAATGGTGAGGGGAGTATCTACAATTTTGAAAAGAAAGGGCGGATGTCGCTCTTCTGGATGTATTATGCGAAGCGCCACGCGGGCAAAAAATGTGTCATTGTCAATCATACTGTCCAGTTGAATGATGAGCGGATGCGCGCGCTCGTTCAGGCGGTCTATCCGATGCTTGATGATGTTGTTTTCCGTGAGCCGGCCTCTTTTGATGAGGCTGCACGCATTTTGCCGTACACTGAAGATGCTTTGTCCGCAGATGCAGCTTTCCGGTGGAAGCCGCTGACGGGGCAGGCATTTCTGGATGCGTACGGCCGAAAAGGCGCATGTACGGTCTTCCCGTTTGACTCATCAACATTTGATCCATCCCGGCCGTATATCTGCATCACGGGTAGTTCTGCATTGCTGCGGGCAGAAGACCAATCGGCGGTCGATCGATCCCCGTTCGTGACCCTCTGCGGCGAATTGGGTAAACTCTGCGATCAGGTCTTGGTTGTCGCACCTGACGCGACGGACGAAGTCCTGCTGGCGCCAGTCGCCCGGAAACTTTCATTGCCGTTTTTGCCGGCGAACACGCCGATGGGGATGGGGTTGGACATTCTTGCCAATGCTCGTGCCTTTATTTCGGGGCGTTGGCATCCGTCGATCCTTGCTTCTACTGGTGGGACACCATCAGTTTTGTTCTCGGGCAATACCCATAAGATTGCTGGGCTAGGACGATTGCTTGGGCTGCCAGATGCATCGATCGATGCGAAGCAGCTGGGGGCGGCTACCCCCGCCATCCTCCAAATGACTCAACGCTTTCTGGACGAAGGGGACGACCGGAGACGTGACATCTTGGCGCGCGTTGCCGGGCATGCCAAACTTGCGGAAAAGAACATTCGGTGCCTGCAGCCGTCTGTGTGA
- a CDS encoding glycosyltransferase family 52, giving the protein MPERSGVHVECFPGPGTRPYGSIVREFAAFLKRHPIVRRNCAIFIPHVMHFAANYFVSSRRHAWLGLLPDGMINYADRRPGPSERLKNLAKIFVGARYGVSYWPISGLRHITGYDRDLYDATFTFNRQGLVSRGGEVIVLDIANSRQSPAGDPERIVFLDQEVSELLDPEEERVLRARVASYFRHKAPRTLFYKPHPKGVSRAEDMAKALSRDVEVLPGAMPIEEVTAELNVGEFVSFYSTALVSLRRETGAKVSSILPVSRKGRAAAFFADIEASFRSQGIQIVSPDSQDHE; this is encoded by the coding sequence TTGCCAGAGCGGAGCGGGGTGCATGTCGAGTGCTTCCCTGGACCAGGCACCAGGCCTTACGGCTCTATTGTTCGGGAATTTGCGGCATTCCTGAAACGCCATCCCATTGTTCGCCGCAATTGTGCGATCTTCATTCCTCATGTCATGCATTTTGCTGCCAACTATTTTGTGTCCAGCCGGCGACATGCTTGGTTGGGCTTGCTGCCTGACGGGATGATCAACTATGCCGATCGGCGCCCGGGCCCATCTGAGCGACTGAAGAACCTGGCCAAAATTTTCGTCGGGGCAAGATATGGTGTATCGTACTGGCCGATCTCTGGCCTTAGGCACATCACCGGGTACGACCGGGACCTCTACGATGCCACCTTTACCTTTAACCGGCAGGGCCTCGTTTCGCGCGGTGGTGAGGTGATCGTACTGGACATTGCAAACAGTAGGCAGAGCCCGGCGGGAGATCCGGAGCGGATCGTTTTCCTTGATCAGGAAGTGTCAGAACTCCTCGATCCCGAAGAAGAGCGCGTCCTCAGGGCGCGGGTCGCAAGCTATTTCCGACATAAAGCTCCGCGCACTTTGTTCTATAAGCCTCATCCGAAAGGTGTCTCACGTGCGGAGGACATGGCAAAGGCTTTGTCGCGTGATGTCGAGGTGCTGCCGGGTGCGATGCCAATCGAGGAAGTGACAGCGGAGCTGAACGTGGGGGAATTCGTTTCCTTCTACAGCACGGCACTGGTATCGCTCAGACGGGAGACCGGCGCGAAAGTCAGCTCTATTCTGCCCGTATCTCGCAAGGGGCGGGCTGCTGCATTTTTTGCGGATATCGAAGCATCTTTCCGATCGCAGGGGATACAGATTGTTTCTCCAGATTCCCAAGATCACGAATAG
- the gatB gene encoding Asp-tRNA(Asn)/Glu-tRNA(Gln) amidotransferase subunit GatB, which produces MSLIRGNTGDWEIVIGLEVHAQVSSNAKLFSGAATAYGAEPNTQVSLIDAAMPGMLPVINEWCVAQAVRTGIALNAQINRHSVFDRKNYFYPDLPQGYQISQFKQPIVGEGAMVIDLDDGETMTVGIERLHLEQDAGKSMHDQRPGETLIDLNRSGVALMEIVSKPDMRSPEQAGAYMRKLRTILRYIGSCDGNMEEGSLRCDANVSVRRPGGPLGTRCEIKNLNSIRHIMRAIEFEAHRQIAIIEDGGAISQETRLYDVNKGETRTMRSKEEAHDYRYFPDPDLLPLKFDEAFVEAQRAALPELPDAKKARFQDQYGLSAYDAGVLVGEQVSADFFETAAKGRDAKLVANWMSTELFGALNRLSKGIEESPVSAEALGGLVDLIQDGTISGRIAKEVFAEMLETGETAGQVVERKGLKQVSDEGAIAAAIDQVIAANPDKLAEYKGGKTKLAGFFVGQVMKATGGKANPQVVNRLLDEKLNA; this is translated from the coding sequence ATGAGCCTGATCCGCGGCAACACGGGCGACTGGGAGATCGTGATCGGTCTTGAGGTCCATGCCCAGGTGTCGAGCAATGCCAAGCTGTTCTCGGGCGCTGCCACGGCCTATGGCGCCGAGCCGAACACCCAGGTTTCGCTGATCGATGCGGCCATGCCGGGCATGCTGCCGGTGATCAACGAATGGTGCGTGGCCCAGGCCGTGCGCACCGGCATTGCACTGAACGCGCAGATCAACCGGCACTCCGTTTTCGACCGGAAGAACTATTTCTATCCGGACCTGCCGCAGGGCTATCAGATCTCGCAGTTCAAGCAGCCGATCGTTGGCGAGGGTGCGATGGTCATCGATCTCGACGATGGCGAGACCATGACCGTCGGCATCGAACGCCTGCATCTGGAACAGGATGCCGGCAAGTCGATGCACGATCAGCGCCCCGGCGAAACCCTGATCGACCTCAACCGGTCGGGGGTCGCGCTGATGGAGATCGTGTCCAAGCCCGACATGCGCTCGCCCGAGCAGGCCGGCGCCTATATGCGCAAGCTGCGCACGATCCTGCGCTATATCGGCTCCTGCGACGGCAACATGGAAGAGGGGTCGCTGCGCTGCGACGCCAATGTCTCGGTGCGCCGCCCGGGCGGGCCGCTCGGCACGCGCTGCGAGATCAAGAACCTGAACTCGATCCGCCACATCATGCGGGCGATCGAGTTCGAGGCGCATCGCCAGATCGCGATCATCGAGGATGGCGGCGCCATCTCGCAGGAGACGCGGCTCTACGACGTCAACAAGGGCGAGACCCGGACCATGCGCTCCAAGGAAGAGGCGCATGACTACCGCTATTTCCCGGATCCGGATCTGCTGCCGCTGAAATTCGACGAGGCCTTCGTCGAGGCCCAGCGTGCCGCCCTGCCGGAACTGCCCGACGCCAAGAAGGCCCGCTTCCAGGATCAGTACGGGCTGTCGGCCTATGATGCCGGCGTGCTGGTGGGCGAGCAGGTCTCGGCCGACTTCTTCGAGACGGCGGCGAAGGGCCGGGATGCCAAGCTGGTCGCCAACTGGATGAGCACCGAGCTGTTCGGCGCGCTCAACCGGCTGTCGAAGGGCATCGAGGAAAGCCCGGTTTCTGCCGAGGCGCTGGGCGGCCTGGTCGATCTGATCCAGGACGGCACCATTTCGGGCCGTATCGCCAAGGAAGTCTTCGCCGAAATGCTTGAGACGGGCGAGACCGCCGGCCAGGTGGTCGAGCGCAAGGGTCTGAAGCAGGTCTCGGACGAGGGCGCGATCGCCGCCGCCATCGATCAGGTGATCGCCGCCAACCCCGACAAGCTGGCCGAGTACAAGGGCGGCAAGACCAAGCTGGCCGGCTTCTTCGTCGGCCAGGTGATGAAGGCGACCGGCGGCAAGGCCAATCCGCAGGTGGTCAACAGGCTGCTGGACGAGAAGCTGAACGCCTGA
- a CDS encoding ATP-binding protein, whose product MDPPADGPAIPPIRRLRRPMAGWLALLFYGAMLGAAGTGLMLQYQDRLEHQIDLRETRLRTGGDVIATMARVAAAEIDALGTAASLAMDRPPALRLPFLRENDRFEVPPGTGMTGRLTGRLPDDPSTMPALLDEMSAVATIEPFVLGALRQLPESAWIYYMSARGFLLLYPFDAGEAARYSDAMMSAELMSRARPDTNPTGRTFWTAPYEDMAGKGRIVSIVKPVIEAGALPPAGFRGVIGIDLTEQALARMLDEMGLPDGLRMLIDEAGNVIALSTGAGPLPAVGDTGLPDRIWQAAGGTGALGERISTQARGVLRPMGDAALFHSRIAGTPWSLIHIDRMSGLKTTVLMSMWPEAIAALLLMMILGAFESHRRMLRRLSRHRTALALRVEELDRARRDLAAARDEAEAANLAKTAFLAHMSHELRTPLNAVIGMAETLKAEVFGPLGPKQMEYAGDIASAGGHLLELINDLLDLARIEAGEATLDEEIVSVDDIVRPAISIVSARARKAGHVLHLMTPSRPVSVSCDSRKMRQVLINLLGNAVKFTPDGGRISLVVRLMPDRSLTFTVTDNGRGMDPAEIPRALEPFKRLDIDPLVRRQEGAGLGLSIVASFVKLHRGRLEIRSALKSGTSVVVTLPTDCVLTTPSPKDLRASEGCRGAKKSEVDAPPRESPEN is encoded by the coding sequence ATGGATCCGCCGGCGGACGGGCCGGCCATCCCACCCATCCGGCGGCTGCGCCGGCCGATGGCCGGCTGGCTCGCCCTGCTTTTCTATGGCGCAATGCTGGGTGCCGCCGGCACCGGGCTGATGCTGCAGTATCAAGACCGCCTGGAGCATCAGATCGACCTGCGCGAGACCCGTCTGCGGACCGGGGGCGACGTGATCGCGACCATGGCACGGGTCGCTGCCGCTGAAATCGATGCCCTGGGCACGGCCGCGTCGCTGGCCATGGACCGCCCGCCGGCACTCCGCCTGCCCTTCCTGCGCGAAAACGACCGTTTCGAGGTACCGCCTGGCACCGGCATGACCGGGCGGCTGACCGGCCGCCTGCCCGACGATCCGTCGACCATGCCCGCCCTGCTCGACGAAATGTCGGCCGTGGCGACGATCGAGCCTTTCGTGCTCGGCGCCCTGCGCCAGCTGCCGGAAAGCGCCTGGATCTATTACATGTCGGCGCGGGGCTTCCTGCTGCTCTATCCCTTCGATGCGGGAGAAGCGGCACGGTACAGCGATGCGATGATGTCCGCCGAGCTGATGAGCCGCGCCCGCCCCGACACCAACCCGACCGGGCGCACCTTCTGGACCGCCCCTTACGAGGACATGGCCGGCAAGGGGCGGATCGTGTCGATCGTCAAACCGGTGATCGAGGCCGGCGCCCTCCCGCCTGCGGGTTTCCGCGGGGTGATCGGCATCGATCTCACCGAACAGGCGCTCGCACGCATGCTCGACGAAATGGGCCTGCCGGACGGCCTGCGGATGCTGATCGACGAGGCCGGCAATGTGATTGCCCTGTCGACCGGCGCCGGACCATTGCCCGCCGTCGGCGATACCGGCCTGCCTGACCGGATCTGGCAGGCGGCCGGCGGCACGGGTGCCCTGGGCGAGCGCATATCGACGCAGGCGCGCGGCGTTCTTCGGCCGATGGGCGATGCCGCACTCTTCCATTCCCGCATCGCCGGCACGCCCTGGTCGCTGATTCATATCGACCGGATGTCGGGCCTGAAGACCACCGTGCTGATGTCCATGTGGCCCGAGGCGATCGCAGCCCTGCTGCTGATGATGATCCTGGGCGCCTTCGAATCGCATCGCCGGATGCTCCGCCGGTTGAGCCGCCACCGCACCGCGCTGGCGCTCCGCGTCGAAGAACTGGACCGGGCACGCCGGGATCTGGCCGCAGCACGCGACGAGGCCGAAGCCGCCAACCTGGCCAAGACCGCCTTCCTTGCGCATATGAGCCACGAGCTGCGCACGCCGCTGAATGCGGTGATCGGCATGGCCGAAACGCTGAAAGCCGAAGTGTTCGGCCCGCTTGGCCCCAAGCAGATGGAATATGCCGGCGACATCGCAAGCGCCGGCGGCCACCTGCTGGAGCTGATCAACGACCTGTTGGATCTGGCCCGGATCGAGGCCGGCGAAGCGACGCTCGATGAAGAGATCGTATCGGTGGACGACATCGTGCGCCCGGCCATCTCGATCGTCTCGGCCCGGGCCCGCAAGGCCGGCCATGTGCTTCACCTGATGACGCCGTCGCGGCCGGTATCGGTATCCTGCGACAGCCGCAAGATGCGCCAGGTGCTGATCAACCTGCTGGGCAATGCGGTCAAGTTCACGCCCGATGGCGGCCGCATCTCTCTGGTGGTGCGGCTGATGCCCGACCGGTCGCTGACCTTCACGGTCACCGACAATGGCCGTGGCATGGATCCAGCTGAAATTCCCCGGGCCCTGGAGCCGTTCAAGCGGCTCGATATCGACCCACTGGTCCGTCGGCAAGAGGGAGCAGGACTGGGTCTGTCCATCGTCGCATCGTTCGTAAAGCTTCATCGCGGCAGGCTCGAGATCCGTAGCGCTCTGAAGTCTGGAACCTCGGTTGTGGTCACCCTCCCCACTGACTGCGTCCTGACAACGCCGTCTCCAAAGGACCTTAGGGCATCGGAAGGATGTAGGGGCGCGAAGAAGTCAGAAGTCGATGCTCCGCCCCGAGAATCTCCGGAGAACTGA
- the gatA gene encoding Asp-tRNA(Asn)/Glu-tRNA(Gln) amidotransferase subunit GatA: MTTRPTDFTIAGAAEALAKGDISSRELTQAHLDAMAATRSLNAFVVETPEIALARADEADARRARGEARGPMDGVPVAIKDLFCTEGVATTASSKILDGFVPPYESTVSANLKAAGAVMLGKTSMDEFAMGSANITAATGPVRNPWGPDGDAFLVPGGSSGGSAAAVAARSAIAATGSDTGGSIRQPAAYCGLVGLKPTYGRCSRWGMIAFASSLDQAGPITRTVEDAAIMLGAMAGHDPKDSTSADIAVPDFRAAVNRGVKGLKIGIPKEYRVDGMPAEIEKLWADGVAMLKAAGARIVDISLPHTKYALATYYIVAPAEASSNLARYDGVRYGHRTKANVSSLAEMYEKTRAEGFGREVKRRIMIGTYVLSAGYYDAYYLKAQQVRTRIAADFAAAFEQVDAILAPTAPSAAFRFGEKMDDPVQMYLTDVFTVPASLAGLPAISVPGGIGESGLPLGLQVIGRSFDEETVLAVGRAIEEASGFDGVPAMVREMRG; the protein is encoded by the coding sequence ATGACCACCAGACCGACGGATTTCACCATTGCCGGCGCGGCCGAGGCGCTGGCGAAGGGCGACATCTCTTCGCGCGAACTGACCCAGGCGCATCTGGATGCGATGGCGGCGACCCGTTCGCTCAACGCCTTCGTCGTCGAGACGCCCGAGATCGCGCTCGCCCGGGCCGACGAGGCCGATGCCCGCCGGGCACGCGGCGAGGCCCGGGGCCCGATGGACGGCGTGCCGGTCGCGATCAAGGATCTGTTCTGCACCGAGGGTGTCGCCACCACCGCGTCCTCGAAGATCCTCGACGGCTTCGTGCCGCCCTATGAATCGACCGTCAGCGCGAACCTCAAGGCCGCGGGCGCGGTGATGCTGGGCAAGACCAGCATGGACGAGTTCGCGATGGGCTCGGCCAACATCACCGCCGCGACCGGCCCGGTGCGCAACCCCTGGGGGCCGGACGGCGATGCTTTCCTGGTGCCGGGCGGCTCGTCGGGCGGTTCGGCCGCGGCCGTCGCCGCCCGCAGCGCGATCGCGGCCACCGGCTCCGACACCGGCGGCTCCATCCGCCAGCCGGCCGCCTATTGCGGCCTGGTGGGCCTGAAGCCCACCTATGGCCGCTGCTCGCGCTGGGGCATGATCGCCTTTGCAAGCTCGCTCGATCAGGCGGGGCCGATCACCCGCACGGTCGAGGATGCGGCGATCATGCTGGGCGCCATGGCCGGCCATGATCCAAAGGATTCGACCTCGGCCGATATCGCCGTGCCGGATTTCCGCGCCGCGGTGAACCGGGGCGTGAAGGGGCTGAAGATCGGCATCCCGAAAGAATACCGGGTCGACGGCATGCCGGCCGAGATCGAGAAGCTCTGGGCCGACGGCGTCGCCATGCTGAAGGCGGCCGGTGCCCGGATCGTCGACATCAGCCTGCCGCACACGAAATACGCGCTCGCCACCTATTACATCGTGGCGCCGGCCGAGGCCTCGTCGAACCTCGCCCGCTATGACGGCGTGCGCTATGGCCACCGCACCAAGGCCAATGTGTCGAGCCTGGCCGAGATGTATGAAAAGACCCGCGCCGAGGGCTTCGGCCGCGAGGTCAAGCGCCGGATCATGATCGGCACCTATGTGCTCTCGGCCGGCTATTACGATGCCTATTACCTGAAGGCCCAGCAGGTCCGCACGCGCATCGCGGCGGATTTTGCCGCGGCGTTCGAGCAGGTGGATGCGATCCTGGCGCCGACTGCGCCCTCTGCCGCTTTCCGCTTCGGCGAGAAGATGGACGATCCGGTGCAGATGTACCTGACCGACGTGTTCACCGTGCCGGCGAGCCTTGCCGGTCTGCCGGCGATCTCGGTCCCCGGCGGCATCGGCGAGAGCGGGCTGCCGCTTGGTCTGCAGGTGATCGGCCGGTCCTTCGACGAAGAGACGGTGCTGGCCGTCGGCCGCGCGATCGAGGAAGCCTCGGGCTTCGACGGCGTGCCGGCCATGGTGCGGGAGATGCGGGGATGA
- a CDS encoding phytanoyl-CoA dioxygenase family protein, which produces MSSFVVGDTYRYQDVANGVVSGDALRQSIEANGFVVLKEVFSPAEIARMREQARGYLEARGLRLGLGRTRSNVAADEKALAWVFGHDRIIQAINWSLDQSKVVFTGHSDAHMNMVAGWHKDSETRYGSYFSKPCIGAESCRVYKIGIYLQDHSNNNTGLKVRRGSHKVANLSEGELVTLYSGLGDIVIFDVRISHCGDLPDGVEKVMQKVSRVLKGRHAQRQDPDLFVKIREAYVKMRRDEQKMSIFFTFGMDNIFTSDFSRTNMQRQMEQVRLAGDRAKIDFPVELRERLSAAGIGLPDFTGLA; this is translated from the coding sequence ATGTCCTCCTTTGTGGTTGGTGATACATATCGCTACCAGGATGTTGCTAACGGAGTCGTATCCGGCGATGCGTTGCGGCAGTCGATCGAAGCCAATGGTTTTGTTGTGCTGAAAGAGGTTTTCTCGCCGGCAGAGATAGCGCGCATGCGCGAACAGGCCCGTGGCTATCTGGAGGCGCGGGGGCTCCGGCTTGGTCTCGGGCGTACTCGTTCGAATGTGGCAGCTGATGAGAAGGCCCTGGCATGGGTATTCGGGCACGATCGGATCATCCAGGCAATCAATTGGTCGCTTGATCAGTCAAAGGTTGTCTTCACCGGCCATAGCGATGCCCATATGAATATGGTTGCCGGTTGGCACAAAGATAGCGAGACGAGGTACGGTAGCTACTTCTCCAAACCCTGCATTGGCGCGGAGAGTTGCCGCGTTTATAAGATCGGGATATATCTGCAGGACCATTCCAACAATAATACGGGGCTAAAAGTTCGACGTGGTTCGCATAAAGTTGCTAATCTCTCCGAGGGGGAGTTGGTGACTTTGTATTCCGGGCTCGGCGATATCGTGATTTTTGATGTGAGAATCAGCCATTGTGGTGATTTGCCGGATGGCGTTGAAAAAGTCATGCAGAAGGTGTCTCGGGTGTTGAAAGGGCGTCACGCTCAGCGTCAGGATCCTGATCTCTTCGTGAAAATTCGAGAGGCTTATGTTAAAATGCGGAGAGATGAGCAAAAAATGTCCATCTTCTTCACTTTCGGCATGGATAATATTTTCACGTCTGATTTCTCCAGAACAAACATGCAGCGCCAAATGGAACAGGTGCGGTTGGCCGGAGATCGGGCAAAAATAGACTTTCCTGTAGAGCTACGGGAGCGGCTGTCAGCTGCTGGGATCGGGCTGCCTGACTTCACTGGTCTTGCCTGA
- the gatC gene encoding Asp-tRNA(Asn)/Glu-tRNA(Gln) amidotransferase subunit GatC — protein MTLDRAAVRKIATLARLDVPEDELDGYARELGGILDWVEQLREVDTQGVAPMTGAADKGLPQRPDVVTDGNCRDKVMANNPAGDPVFFVVPKVVE, from the coding sequence ATGACGCTCGATCGAGCCGCCGTCAGGAAGATCGCCACCCTCGCCCGTCTGGATGTGCCCGAAGACGAGCTCGACGGCTATGCCCGCGAGCTGGGCGGCATTCTCGACTGGGTGGAGCAGCTGCGCGAAGTCGACACGCAAGGGGTGGCGCCGATGACCGGTGCCGCCGACAAGGGGCTGCCGCAGCGTCCCGACGTCGTGACCGACGGGAATTGCCGCGACAAGGTGATGGCCAATAATCCGGCCGGCGACCCCGTCTTCTTCGTCGTCCCCAAGGTCGTGGAGTGA
- the ruvX gene encoding Holliday junction resolvase RuvX — MTNRNPASEADSGADSGAPSKAPPKVDLTPWQLARMLPAKGRIMGLDVGTKTVGIAVSDELRRVATPIELIRRTKFRVDAARMAEIVRERGVVAVVLGLPVNMDGTEGPRCQSIRQFRENLAQFLTADGIDLPMMFWDERWSTAAVQRYMIDADMSRKRRAELVDKAAAGYILDGALDAMNRPPPIWAREEEEDAGEPADER; from the coding sequence ATGACGAACCGCAACCCCGCCTCAGAGGCCGATTCCGGGGCAGATTCGGGGGCGCCGTCCAAGGCCCCCCCGAAGGTCGACCTCACCCCCTGGCAGCTGGCCCGGATGCTGCCCGCGAAGGGCCGGATCATGGGGCTGGATGTCGGCACCAAAACGGTCGGCATCGCGGTCTCGGACGAGCTGCGCCGGGTGGCGACGCCGATCGAGCTGATCCGCCGCACCAAGTTCCGCGTCGATGCCGCCCGCATGGCCGAGATCGTGCGCGAGCGCGGCGTGGTCGCGGTGGTGCTGGGCCTGCCGGTCAACATGGACGGCACCGAGGGCCCGCGCTGCCAGTCGATCCGCCAGTTCCGCGAGAATCTGGCCCAGTTCCTCACCGCGGACGGCATCGACCTGCCGATGATGTTCTGGGACGAGCGCTGGTCGACCGCCGCCGTGCAGCGCTACATGATCGATGCCGACATGTCGCGCAAGCGCCGCGCCGAACTGGTCGACAAGGCGGCCGCCGGCTACATCCTGGACGGCGCGCTCGACGCCATGAACCGCCCGCCGCCGATCTGGGCGCGCGAGGAAGAAGAGGATGCCGGCGAACCGGCAGACGAGCGGTGA